A single region of the Theileria annulata chromosome 4, complete sequence, *** SEQUENCING IN PROGRESS *** genome encodes:
- a CDS encoding uncharacterized protein (Tap349h10.p1c.cand.143 - score = 41.76;~Apicoplast targetting peptide predicted by the PlasmoAP tool;~Signal peptide predicted for TA08105 by SignalP 2.0 HMM (Signal peptide probability 0.994, signal anchor probability 0.000) with cleavage site probability 0.607 between residues 23 and 24), with product MELKSLVLFLTLFLLNLNQYCNGKLLKHHSRIVNISRVPALPNPSFVSLNRSKKAEPNTPPQLTEYRLNKNVVLSKLLDKRNQKLALVASGTVVFAVTCYKFVSKILNYYLYERYAVKNSPGIVNTIGHVLLKNTPYVPSKTFMDKAFKPVLMVLENTPFLRGLVRPGMERVSTSSVIQNDTIVLVYIYDELIHQQSKKYGFDYMSVVMSKYESLKKSGKKVELVLVNLSNKWDMSYDTFKGLPCYSVPFGNKNLKHKIANMLGPNSIPTLFLLDSQGNVISDNCLYLLYKWSNNFPWPNVKFMDYLPDKLYNSANEPVPKSSLYGKIVGVYLDSGNPEVSQKLRSKLKELYEFMNKATDGNFELVTLKYCTKRNEFDDFLKGNHPSWLNLGFDEVTTSVLLVNTFGMNEFVSNVVLLDQQGDVYTKFGMFALDKNLHQSLLNGLLKGAVRVKDGELAHCHLMNRPIIVVLADKKDPKGLEDLTTELNKAFLAHKRKRRGQEFEFLVLNEKKPCEQTRKFLRLDDKTLMIAVSPFNKLLKFKGGELNETSVLKFIDDYYNSF from the exons ATGGAACTCAAGAGTCTTGTGTTATTCTTAACCCTATTTTTACTAAACCTTAATCAATACTGCAATGGTAAATTACTGAAACACCATAGCAGGATCGTAAATATATCAAGGGTTCCAGCTCTTCCGAACCCTTCCTTCGTGAGTTTAAATCGCAGCAAAAAAGCAGAACCTAACACACCTCCACAATTAACAGAGTATagattaaataaaaatgtagtCCTTTCAAAATTACTTGATAAAAGGAACCAAAAACTGGCGTTAGTTGCCAGCGGAACTGTAGTATTTGCAGTGACTTGctataaatttgtttctaaaatacttaattattaccTCTACGAACGCTATGCCGTTAAGAACTCGCCTGGAATTGTTAACACAATAGGCCACGTTCTACTGAAAAACACGCCCTACGTGCCATCGAAGACTTTCATGGATAAGGCTTTTAAACCAGTGTTAATGGTCCTGGAAAATACACCTTTCTTAAGAGGCCTGGTTAGACCTGGAATGGAAAGAGTATCAACGAGTTCTGTCATCCAAAACGACACCATAGTTCTAGTGTATATCTACGACGAACTGATCCACCAACAATCGAAG AAGTATGGATTTGACTACATGAGCGTTGTTATGAGTAAATATGAATCACTGAAGAAAAGTGGGAAGAAGGTGGAACTAGTATTGGTAAACCTGTCAAATAAGTGGGACATGAGCTATGACACCTTCAAAGGGCTACCATGCTACTCGGTTCCATTTGGAAACAAGAACCTCAAACATAAAATTGCAAACATGCTCGGACCAAACTCGATACCGACCTTGTTTTTACTAGATTCACAGGGAAATGTGATAAGCGATAACTGCTTGTACCTGCTGTACAAGTGGTCCAACAACTTCCCATGGCCGAATGTAAAGTTCATGGACTACTTGCCAGACAAACTCTACAACAGCGCAAACGAACCCGTTCCAAAGAGCAGCCTCTACGGAAAGATTGTGGGAGTTTACCTGGATAGCGGGAACCCTGAAGTGAGTCAAAAGCTCAGAAGCAAGCTGAAGGAACTTTACGAGTTCATGAACAAGGCAACTGACGGCAATTTCGAGCTTGTGACCCTTAAATACTGCACAAAGAGGAACGAATTTGACGATTTCCTCAAGGGGAACCACCCCTCGTGGTTAAATTTGGGTTTTGACGAGGTGACCACTAGCGTGCTGTTGGTCAACACCTTTGGAATGAACGAGTTTGTGTCAAACGTAGTTCTTTTGGACCAACAGGGAGACGTGTACACAAAGTTTGGGATGTTTGCACTTGACAAGAATCTTCACCAGAGCTTGCTTAACGGGCTCCTGAAGGGAGCAGTCCGTGTGAAAGATGGGGAATTGGCACACTGCCACCTAATGAACAGGCCAATAATAGTAGTGTTGGCAGATAAAAAAGATCCCAAGGGCTTGGAGGACTTAACAACTGAGTTAAACAAGGCCTTTTTGGCCCATAAAAGAAAACGTAGAGGACAGGAGTTCGAGTTCTTGGTTCTAAATGAAAAGAAACCGTGCGAGCAGAcaagaaaatttttaagaCTTGATGATAAAACACTGATG ATTGCTGTAAGTCCATTTAATAAGCTATTGAAGTTTAAGGGAGGCGAACTGAATGAAACTAGTGTTCTAAAATTCATAGATGACTACTATAACTCCTTCTAA
- a CDS encoding uncharacterized protein (Tap349h10.p1c.cand.142 - score = 22.55), with product MSDSEEDLSIPQDDSEEEFDLNEGKAKKKANKKTKKPKTNSAKSEKTPRKKKNEENNKKSSKKESKSKAGKSDLKKVKKNNKEKKTTRKSKPKAPKEKTVKIELNSSFSKPGQRYMTPPQGDGTRGFYESLYEENPNSLIAIKFCVEYGIFGGSKHDEVLHKYTQLQKHGHFKGTSGAIKPSAITFLQKLKTN from the exons ATGTCAGATTCTGAGGAAGACTTATCCATTCCTCAGGACGATTCTGAAGAGGAATTTGACCTCAACGAAGGTAAAGCGAAAAAAAAG GCTAACAAAAAAACCAAAAAACCTAAAACTAACTCTGCTAAGTCAGAAAAAACCCCAAGAAAGAAAAAAAACGAGGAAAACAATAAAAAGTCCTCTAAAAAGGAAAGTAAATCTAAAGCTGGCAAATCAGATTTAAAAAAGgttaaaaaaaataacaaaGAAAAGAAAACTACTAGAAAAAGCAAGCCTAAAGCGCCTAAAGAAAAGACTGTTAAAATTGAACTGAACAGTTCATTCAGTAAGCCAGGCCAAAGGTATATGACTCCTCCACAG GGAGACGGAACTAGAGGATTTTACGAGAGTTTATACGAGGAGAACCCGAATAGCCTAATCGCAATCAAATTTTGTGTAGAATATGGTATTTTTGGTGGTTCTAAGCACGACGAGGTACTTCACAAGTACACTCAGCTGCAAAAGCATGGACATTTCAAGGGCACCTCAGGCGCCATTAAACCCTCTGCTATAACTTTTCTACAAAAACTAAAGACTAACTGA
- a CDS encoding condensin subunit, putative (Tap349h10.p1c.cand.141 - score = 123.43;~SMART pfam:Cnd1 (PF04594) at aa 361-481, E()=2.10e-02; pfam:SEA (PF01390) at aa 320-439, E()=5.10e-02; pfam:DUF577 (PF04510) at aa 1411-1566, E()=3.20e-02): protein MDSANLDLRVFEIPETLDWRSLLRPPGPDYIKVLDASEAEDPEGWTENEISSAFQTLGEINFKNVGECLKILTPEVFISVFNLNRIYSNLEKDNQILLCQFLSNLCLKIQVILEAIPPKPYTSDKEASENITYTQFVNQLAHYNSQNNLESINTTDKPSGPEVDSKFSGLVLRSLISVSVFLLCMCYKFATTFERNEEKSTFDIVKEKGKRGRKSKKEEKSSKVNTLAIETLINSLMTCCKYNMKYPYASCYGGTNRTSVPMLRLLFVNLLHTLSLDESIHSTSKNMVQSIAKIIRVNFSAMQSNKSGHSSYNTNVNQDDIQETGKTIETYENVETPMRENEDLVDKEEGLEKEGNVDTSRTIDTVLESFDDEWLGLVLDEIKKPHCQVIVDVLELLKDSNIPNIIVNELFYNIKENYSSQISNTNQLVSTLVQNEFTNIGLFFEKMAKKVPCVVLSNIGQLKQLFDVPCYPLRKSIMEGIKLLIILSKYYDSGNESPNLNEDDEENRMELDSYDALNHSNDEDKYKMKISKLCWRNREMLLDIIISRQFDCYMYARACVLKVLYDIIEEDALPARKYNLVADFATERIMDRGSQVRQKALSLVSLIIEMLTNKKFMLKLNTSNLVQELNVIDNNISKVNFALSELSVRRYSLSSHSSNNSRRNSIENDSVSRERSRRGSLNFSDAKEYDFDLVILELKTSFGGDVVDKLEEIQTKLEMARELYSDAIEISERVEESLELCKSLLKSPTETDQRSAIRFISSSHLLGVQKATQMLPLAWALSWSNNPNVVESVLTEFKNVYFQTEDDTLTESCMLLIKLIGNTDLTCLSSVEKIFQINQTKQRILGLNLLDLIPTLISIATSTYSNTANSKTNPQDNLIYRNKNLLKCKICLNLIKIILASNQNSNIQDSSNKDLNVNSQNVSKEIYDSQTSFNSIGDQIVNFEMDTNFDLGVFEEILKKYDLDILLEVSQVLIYFENSTSVQDFIHRILRLFLGHFGNLSLSWFETAQSVIDLTFTHIKNPLSLWSSIINYLLSVLVNPDESDQLNGSDGLNGKNKGSGSSDSTKEVRKLSQLIFITGHVAIRSIIYIERLQNDLKAARSNTESEQLENNMGLATKDEMEREFFDNVLENKLVNDNLLGGAILKIIIEAIINPQQFIHTNSNFHSFNYFDKLSKVSFNPNKNHKTVNVEGDNHIVSVDNLDKAEIDSCLECNILFMCSVISLCKFATVSKSFCNIKLPNNKTIIQTIISLLLLEIDTTQTNGNEQVTSGTELAKNDLNSLKCNLLICYGDLLVRHPNIMEPMNDLVFKLLSHPVNMVRETAILVFSHLVMNDMIKPKGKLLDNVMFLTQDSDDKISNYARVFLNEIHRKNPNTIYNCFPEMLTTLSQPSVTYYNIIDSYGTEVYGTDDTIDHNNSLHGIQVNLKILNEVFNFVKNDKQEHLVEKICMRLSKAKSIFSTTLYINALLLINYDEKNIMKLSKSLNFMRQLLSESQPLLAALSIIHKRIKSSKVQKIQGQIDIKEIADEMINKVKSILGQGKATMLIRASKYAEQIIELLNNGNYTQTTLNTLFDSENQANRANQKKVKKEAGTEPSDEDTSSNSADFEDIFFDDEAPNIGKQGSSDSMDTVKSSSVNGDEKEVIVKTKKKRGRKPKARKIIDEDEDDEDLEDRISELDEDGISLNSHENIPRRRSTRTRAAKIKNMDMFEEFYEMDGIEDPEDEI, encoded by the coding sequence ATGGATTCTGCCAACTTAGACTTAAGGGTGTTTGAAATCCCAGAAACTCTGGATTGGAGAAGTCTACTGAGACCGCCAGGACCAGATTACATAAAAGTACTAGACGCATCTGAAGCAGAGGATCCCGAAGGATGGACAGAGAATGAAATCAGTTCAGCCTTTCAAACCCTGggagaaataaattttaaaaacgTAGGAGAATGCCTAAAGATACTCACTCCGGAAGTATTTATATCAGTCTTTAACCTAAATCGCATTTACTCGAATCTAGAGAAGGATAATCAGATTCTTCTGTGCCAATTCTTGTCAAACTTGTGCCTAAAAATACAAGTGATCCTTGAGGCAATTCCACCAAAACCATATACATCAGATAAAGAAGCCTCAGAAAATATTACATACACACAATTTGTTAATCAATTAGCACATTATAACTCTCAAAATAACCTGGAATCGATAAACACAACAGATAAACCAAGTGGACCAGAAGTTGACTCGAAATTCTCGGGGCTTGTTTTGAGATCTCTGATCAGCGTAAGCGTGTTCCTTTTATGCATGTGCTACAAGTTTGCAACCACATTTGAGAGAAATGAGGAAAAGTCAACGTTCGACATTGTTAAAGAAAAGGGTAAAAGAGGAAGGAAGAGTAAAAAGGAAGAAAAGTCCTCAAAAGTTAATACATTGGCAATAGAGACCCTAATTAACTCTCTTATGACATGTTGTAAATATAACATGAAATACCCCTACGCATCTTGTTACGGAGGCACAAATAGAACATCGGTGCCAATGCTGAGATTGTTATTTGTAAACCTACTCCACACCTTATCTCTGGATGAATCTATCCATTCAACCTCAAAGAACATGGTCCAGTCGATTGCAAAAATAATTCGAGTTAATTTCTCAGCAATGCAAAGCAATAAATCAGGCCACAGTTCATATAACACTAATGTAAACCAAGACGATATTCAAGAAACAGGAAAAACAATTGAAACCTATGAAAATGTAGAAACACCAATGAGAGAAAATGAAGATCTGGTTGACAAAGAAGAGGGCTTGGAGAAAGAAGGTAATGTTGATACGAGCCGAACAATAGATACTGTTTTGGAATCGTTTGACGATGAATGGTTGGGCTTGGTGTTGGATGAGATAAAGAAACCGCACTGTCAAGTTATAGTGGATGTATTGGAACTGCTGAAGGATAGTAATATCCCCaatataatagtaaatGAACtcttttataatattaaggAAAATTATTCATCACAAATATCTAACACAAATCAGCTAGTCAGCACTCTGGTTCAAAATGAGTTCACAAACATCGGGTTGTTCTTTGAAAAAATGGCGAAAAAGGTGCCGTGTGTAGTTCTGTCAAATATCGGACAACTTAAACAGCTATTTGACGTCCCATGCTATCCACTCAGAAAGTCAATTATGGAGGGAATTAAACTACTCATTATACTCTCAAAGTACTATGACTCAGGTAACGAATCACCCAATTTaaatgaagatgatgagGAAAACCGAATGGAACTAGATAGCTATGATGCATTAAATCATTCAAATGATGAAGATAAGTATAAGATGAAGATAAGTAAGTTGTGTTGGAGAAATAGAGAAATGTTGTtggatataataatatcaagACAATTTGACTGTTACATGTACGCAAGAGCTTGTGTTTTGAAGGTTTTGTATGATATTATAGAAGAAGATGCGCTGCCAGcaagaaaatataatttagtgGCAGATTTTGCAACAGAAAGGATAATGGACAGAGGGTCACAAGTTAGACAGAAAGCACTTTCACTGGTTTCCCTAATTATAGAAATGCTTACCAACAAAAAATTTATGCTGAAACTAAACACCTCAAATTTGGTTCAAGAACTTAATGTCATAGACAATAACATTAGTAAAGTTAACTTTGCGCTCTCAGAGTTATCAGTTCGGAGATACAGCCTGAGCAGCCATTCTTCCAACAATAGTAGAAGAAACTCTATAGAAAATGATAGCGTCAGCAGGGAAAGGTCACGTAGAGGAAGTTTAAACTTTTCAGACGCTAAGGAATACGATTTTGATCTTGTAATACTAGAATTGAAGACCAGCTTTGGAGGGGACGTGGTAGATAAGTTGGAAGAAATTCAGACTAAACTTGAAATGGCAAGAGAACTTTATTCTGACGCAATTGAGATATCTGAAAGAGTTGAAGAATCACTTGAGCTGTGTAAATCATTACTAAAATCGCCAACTGAAACTGATCAAAGATCTGCAATAAGGTTTATAAGTTCTTCACACCTTCTAGGAGTACAAAAGGCGACACAGATGCTTCCACTAGCCTGGGCACTTTCATGGTCTAATAACCCAAACGTAGTAGAGTCAGTTCTAACTGagtttaaaaatgtatacTTCCAAACGGAAGATGACACACTAACAGAGTCATGCATGTTACTAATTAAACTTATAGGAAACACTGATCTAACATGTTTATCATCAGTTGAGAAGATTTTTCAGATTAATCAAACTAAGCAGCGGATTCTAGGCCTTAATTTACTTGACCTTATACCAACGCTGATCAGTATCGCAACTTCAACCTACTCTAACACAGCAAATAGCAAAACCAATCCTCAAGATAATCTGATTTACCGCAATaaaaatcttttaaaatgtaaaatatgtctaaacttaattaaaattattctgGCCTCTAACCAGAATAGTAATATTCAGGATTCTTCAAATAAAGATTTAAACGTTAACTCACAAAATGTCAGTAAAGAAATATATGACTCACAAACAAGCTTTAATAGTATTGGAGATCAAATAGTTAACTTTGAAATGGATACAAATTTTGATTTGGGAGTGTTTGAGGAAATTCTAAAAAAGTACGACCTGGATATATTGCTCGAAGTCTCCCAAGTGCTAATTTACTTTGAAAACAGTACCTCAGTCCAGGATTTTATTCATCGCATCCTAAGGTTATTCTTAGGCCATTTTGGAAACTTGAGCCTTTCTTGGTTTGAAACAGCTCAAAGTGTTATTGACTTGACCTTTACCCATATAAAAAATCCACTTTCTCTATGGTCCAGtattattaactatttaTTGTCAGTGTTGGTAAACCCGGATGAATCTGATCAATTAAATGGTTCTGATGGATTAAATGGAAAGAACAAGGGGTCAGGATCTTCAGATTCCACCAAAGAAGTAAGAAAACTGTCCCAATTGATATTTATAACAGGCCATGTAGCGATTAGGAgcataatttatatagaAAGGTTACAAAATGACTTAAAAGCAGCCAGATCGAATACTGAAAGTGAACAATTGGAAAACAACATGGGACTTGCAACAAAAGATGAGATGGAGCGAGAGTTCTTTGATAACGTTCTTGAGAATAAACTGGTGAACGATAATCTCCTCGGAGGAGCAATACTGAAAATCATTATTGAGGCGATTATTAACCCACAGCAGTTTATTCACACAAACTCAAATTTCCATTCTTTCAATTATTTCGATAAGCTGAGTAAAGTTAGTTTTAACCCCAACAAGAATCATAAAACTGTGAATGTTGAAGGAGATAACCATATTGTGAGTGTAGATAATTTGGATAAGGCTGAAATTGACAGTTGTTTGGAGTGCAACATATTGTTTATGTGTAGTGTGATAAGTCTGTGTAAGTTTGCAACCGTTTCAAAGAGCTTTTGTAACATTAAGTTGCCAAAcaataaaacaataatcCAGACaattatatcattattgCTCCTGGAAATTGATACGACACAAACAAACGGGAATGAACAAGTAACATCTGGCACTGAATTGGCgaaaaatgatttaaattcacTCAAGTGTAACCTGTTAATATGTTACGGTGACTTGTTGGTAAGACATCCTAACATAATGGAGCCGATGAACGATTTAGTGTTCAAGTTGTTATCGCACCCAGTGAATATGGTGAGGGAGACTGCAATACTGGTGTTTTCTCACCTGGTAATGAATGACATGATAAAGCCAAAGGGAAAGCTGCTGGACAATGTAATGTTCTTAACTCAGGACAGTGACGATAAAATATCAAACTACGCTAGAGTGTTTCTGAACGAAATACACAGAAAGAACCCAAACACGATATACAACTGCTTCCCTGAAATGTTAACAACTCTCTCCCAACCCTCTGTCACTTATTATAATATCATAGACTCCTACGGAACTGAAGTTTATGGAACTGATGACACAATTGACCACAACAACAGCTTACACGGAATTCAGGTGAACCTCAAAATTTTGAATGAAGTATTTAACTTCGTAAAAAACGACAAGCAGGAGCATTTGGTTGAGAAGATTTGCATGAGGCTTAGTAAGGCGAAGTCAATATTCTCCACAACCTTGTACATCAACGCACTACTCCTGATTAATTATGATGaaaagaatataatgaaGCTTTCAAAATCATTGAACTTCATGAGGCAATTACTCTCTGAATCTCAGCCCTTGTTGGCTGCTCTTTCAATAATTCACAAGAGGATAAAATCGAGCAAGGTTCAAAAAATCCAGGGCCAAATAGACATCAAGGAGATTGCAGATGAGATGATAAATAAGGTGAAGTCGATTCTTGGTCAGGGGAAGGCGACCATGCTCATCAGAGCCTCAAAGTACGCTGAGCAGATCATCGAACTGCTTAACAACGGGAATTACACTCAGACCACTTTAAATACACTCTTTGACTCAGAAAACCAGGCCAACCGTGCTAATCAgaaaaaagttaaaaaaGAAGCTGGCACTGAACCATCTGACGAGGACACTTCAAGTAATTCTGCAGACTTTGAGGACATTTTCTTTGATGACGAAGCACCAAATATAGGGAAACAAGGCTCATCTGATTCCATGGATACTGTTAAATCTTCGAGCGTCAACGGAGATGAAAAAGAAGTTATCGTTAAAACCAAGAAAAAAAGAGGAAGGAAACCCAAAGCTAGGAAGATTATTGATGAGGATGAAGACGATGAGGATCTGGAGGATAGAATTAGTGAGTTGGATGAAGACGGGATATCCTTAAATTCTCATGAGAATATCCCGAGGAGACGCAGTACGAGAACTAGAGCTGCCAAAATCAAGAATATGGATATGTTTGAAGAATTTTATGAGATGGACGGAATTGAGGACCCAGAGGATGAAATTTAA
- a CDS encoding uncharacterized protein (Tap349h10.p1c.C.cand.90 - score = 45.39) — translation MNRFDNRSHHNENQGLDDDVVGEILEDIECLNLADSDVEDTDLLNDDTFGAIEDSHWDPTETFLEAERQKNAPKRRTRPVNADLQKFSDFDILLKQPNLNRRKRDLNFKRRDGQRKNHSPSPHEDTEPEERIWEDDLEKIKKFCLFEITPDHVEQLANNAVKLSDRFKLSQRTIERHVRCVERNDRTYEREFFMNPNEFDKILRIQLAQVSKDPKLQSYSGKWNLYHLGVKKGPQQEETSDGQNEGKHDETDNLKQPKEDKLENADESKVLSDDNKTEESKPTKTRPVRFGKASSASIRHGRKLIYLGGDSSNTPRSENVQDVCMDTQVRTTIETCYETLYVLCDVENEIEKCPMNHVSALDKMQKDRDEYLRDLFSMLTGDDQVFRGILSLNKGRLLATKIGRKFGIENKLLLICSIINSLDCFVEICQNVDKALENVPDLLDFITLVTNPHQLKSLVAFENTSESTTMVSNGEKIQNVLYVFNSYSRLYLFAIEGITLTGHLFLLTGNKGRHTALQRCSNILISFQQKCKGFERILSTRSGVVFINIFLQRIRTNAGAVDQNTVDILLHYTLDISEHIESNQNEWNSLASNIVKMF, via the coding sequence atgaataGATTTGACAATAGATCGCATCATAACGAAAATCAAGGATTAGACGATGATGTGGTTGGAGAGATCTTAGAGGATATAGAATGCCTCAATTTAGCAGATTCCGATGTTGAAGATACCGATTTGCTCAATGATGATACTTTTGGAGCAATTGAAGATTCCCATTGGGATCCAACAGAGACGTTTTTAGAGGCAGAGAGACAAAAAAATGCTCCAAAAAGAAGAACACGGCCTGTTAATGCAGATTTGCAAAAATTCAGCGATTTtgacattttattaaaacaacCCAATCTAAACAGACGCAAAAGAGATTTAAACTTTAAAAGGCGTGATGGACAGAGAAAAAATCATAGCCCATCACCTCACGAAGATACAGAACCCGAGGAACGTATTTGGGAAGACGAtcttgaaaaaattaaaaagttttgtttatttgaaattacACCAGACCATGTTGAGCAATTAGCCAATAACGCAGTTAAGTTGTCAGATAGGTTTAAATTATCGCAAAGAACGATTGAACGTCACGTTAGATGCGTGGAACGTAATGATAGAACATATGAACGAGAGTTTTTCATGAACCCAAACGAGTTTGATAAGATTCTAAGAATCCAACTAGCCCAGGTTTCGAAGGACCCGAAACTCCAAAGCTATTCAGGAAAGTGGAACCTGTACCATTTGGGAGTTAAAAAAGGCCCACAACAGGAAGAAACCAGTGATGGACAAAATGAAGGTAAACATGATGAAACCGACAATCTTAAACAACCAAAGGAAGATAAATTAGAGAATGCAGATGAATCTAAGGTTCTCAGCgatgataataaaacagAAGAGTCGAAACCCACTAAAACTCGCCCAGTGAGGTTTGGAAAGGCAAGTTCAGCATCAATAAGGCACGGTAGAAAATTGATATACTTGGGAGGTGATTCATCAAATACTCCAAGATCGGAAAATGTTCAAGATGTGTGCATGGATACTCAGGTCAGAACGACAATTGAGACGTGTTATGAGACATTATATGTGCTCTGTGACgttgaaaatgaaatagAAAAATGCCCAATGAACCATGTTTCAGCGCTGGATAAGATGCAAAAGGACAGAGATGAGTACCTGCGAGACCTATTCAGTATGTTAACAGGTGATGATCAGGTTTTCAGAGGCATCCTATCACTTAACAAAGGTAGATTACTTGCAACCAAAATCGGCCGCAAGTTCGGCATTGAGAATAAACTCCTTTTAATATGCTCAATTATTAACTCCCTTGACTGTTTTGTTGAGATTTGCCAAAATGTAGATAAAGCTTTGGAAAATGTTCCAGATCTGCTAGATTTCATCACCTTGGTGACAAACCCACACCAGTTAAAGTCACTGGTGGCCTTTGAAAATACCTCCGAAAGTACAACAATGGTCTCGAATGGTGAGAAGATACAAAATGTTTTGTATGTATTCAACTCTTACTCAAGACTATACCTATTTGCTATTGAGGGGATTACCCTAACTGGGCACTTGTTTCTACTAACAGGGAATAAAGGAAGACACACTGCTCTTCAGAGATGCTCTAACATACTCATTTCATTCCAGCAAAAGTGTAAGGGATTTGAGAGGATCCTAAGCACCAGATCAGGAGTCGTGTTCATAAACATTTTCCTACAAAGAATTAGGACGAATGCCGGGGCAGTTGACCAGAATACAGTGGATATTCTGCTACACTACACGCTCGATATCTCTGAACACATAGAGTCTAACCAGAATGAATGGAACTCCCTGGCCTCTAACATTgttaaaatgttttaa